The Cucumis melo cultivar AY chromosome 9, USDA_Cmelo_AY_1.0, whole genome shotgun sequence genome includes the window ACCTCAAGCCTACTATCGAGACCCTCTTTGATGCATAAATCTCGGTATAAATTTCTGAAGTTGTCTTGCCAAAATACATCAAGTTCTCATGCGTGGGGTCTGGTTATTGTGACAGCAGGATGGGATGGACGAATCAGGTCGTTTCACAATTACGGTTTGCCTGTACCTGTCTGAAATTTCAGGATTTTCCAAGTACATGAAGTGATTTCTTCATATTGTGGTGCCTCACTTGTTAGTGCCTCCTGGCTGAGTAATAGCTATGATGGAAGCCTGATCTCATTTTAGATGATCAACCAACCAATGTTATCACCAGCTGCAATAAAACACAATTATATCTGCTGATAATCGATACGTTACCGTTTTCGGAATTTCCTCGAGCATATCTATAGATTTTCTGGTACTATAGGGTCAGTTTATGGAAATGACAATTGATGGAAGAAGCTTCTCTGTTGAGGAAGCGGCTTCAAATCACCTAGTGGCCAAGGTTAGCTTACCTGGATTCTCTTGTCAATCATCCTCTAGGCAGTTTAATCATAGACTTTATGATGTTGTGATTTGAGTATTTTCTGCTGGCCAGTAACAAACATGTGAAGTCATTCATGTATTGGGGGAAATAACATTGATACGAGAAGTTGTCTCAACGATGCAGGTTACTACAGGGCTTGGAGGACCTCTTACCTCTTGCTTTTTTCTGCTCTAACATGGTCAAGGAAATCAAGATCGGTGGTCTGAGTTCATTGAAGAAGAATGGGTTATATGCCATTATATCTCGTGGGCcatttttgattgatttgatatTTTGACCATTTCTACTTCTGCTTCGTATCAAGACGACGAGAGACATGAGGATTTGAGCGTGGGGCAAACTTAGTCAGTCGTTTTCATTTGATGAGACTTTACCTGCCAGGCTGGTCTTTGAAtttgaaagagaagaaaaaagtttTTTTGTTTGCTTTCTTGCTGTATCGTTACACACTAACACAAGTCTGCAGCAACCCTTTTGCTAACAGAGATTATATAGGTGTATTATTCTCACTTATTTCATTCAACAACATCATCTTTAGGTCAGGTGTTATGAGCTTAAGCTAAGCTATTTAGCATCCTTCGAGTTTCCATCTGTTGTAAATACAAAAGCTTTCTGTGCAGGAGGCttatgccttttttttttctccccttCTCTTGTAAAAGATGTTCTATAGAAGCCACCATAGAATTGAAAGTTCAAACAGATTGAGAAGATTTGAAGTTCTTATGAACTCATCTCTCTTCCCCATCTTGTAATGGTAGTGAAGCAAATATAATGCCAACAAATTCTGAGAATTTACTATTTGGAACTTGTTAAGAAATAAGGGAGATAGGAAAGGAATTTGATGTTGATGATTACATTGTGACTTAAAGGGATTTGATCAATATTCAAATGGTTTATACATTTACTTTTAAGAAACAGAGGATtacaagatatatatatatatatatatatatatatatatatatatatatatatatataaagatcaGTTCTTGGCTTGTCGATGAGTAAATACAATCTAAATATTCTTTACAATGTATGTGATATTTAAAATAGTGAACTAGAGAGGGGTTTATTTGCAGTTTGTTTCCTTGTTCCCCCTCTTTTCTTCTGCCATTTCTATTAAAGCTCTCTGCTACCACAAAGCTATGTGGCCATGTTCCTGCACTGAATCAGAAGCCAAATGATTAGAATCAATTAGCTGTActgacaaaaagaaaaaaaaaaaaaaaaagaagaattaaGCGACTTTGAGATCTAAATTCCAAATCCCAAGAAGCAGACAAAGAAACATGTAACGTCTTCCATTCTTctcacttttgttttttaaattttaaagaacAAACTTCATTCATACTTGTTTAAATATTGATACACATATATATTGTTTATTCTGCTTTGGAGTTTGGAGAAGATCACTATCTCTCTCTTCTGTTTGATCAAATATTATATTACAATGCCTTGTGTTTTCGGACATAAAATAACAATGGATGAGGTGTTTTGTGTCTGAGATCCATGAAAACGAATGACAAAACAGTACGAAAGTTGTCTTTCCAACTGCTTCTAATCATATTTCAGAATATGTTAGCCAATTCCTAGACATCCCATATCATTAACTGCATTATGAATCATGAACATccaagaacaagaaaaaaaaaaggcagaAACAAAGCTCGGAAATGAGTAATCAGAAGTTCAACTGCAtgctttcaaaaaaaaaaaaaaaagaaaaaagaaaaaagaaaaacagaaatggcagaaagaaagaaagctCAGATCTGCATCTGCAcaatttcaatagaaaaaggGCAATATTCCCACCACCAAGCAGAAACTCGGGTGACTTTTGGAACCATCCAATGGTCAGATTAAGCTTTAGTAACACCATATCCCATCTTAATCCCAACTCAATTTGGGTCATTGGTTTAAGAATTTTTCATCAGGATTCATGAACAAAGGACGATAGAAAATCATGCAGTTCAATAGTCAATCTCAAATAACGATGAGATACTACCAACAAGGATAAGAGACACAATTTGTTTCcggttaattattattataacattCAATTTGTAATTCACAGAAAAGAAGGATAGATATCAACAAACGAAGAAAAACAGATCGAACACGAAATCCTCAATCCCAAAGCAAGGAAAGGGGATAGGAAAAAAGAACAGCATcgaacaaagaaaagaaaataaaagcaaCCCGATCCCGCAAAAAATCTGAAGAAAACCTAATTTGAAAAGGACCTCAGAtccagagagagagagagagagaggcgGTCAAACGGGGAGATTGGCGACATCATTGACCGGAGGAGGAAGGGGCTCGAAGCTGCGAATGACGACGGAGGAAGAAGTGGAGGTGCAGTACATGAGAGGGCGATCATGAGCCTCTTCGGGATCTTCGTGGTCGTCGGAGGTGGAGAGATTGATGCAAGAACATCGCTCAAGAGAGGCGAAAAAGGCGGAGGCGACGCTGGTACCGACCCAAGTGGCCATTCCGTTGAGCTTCTCATAGGACAAACAGGTGCTCTGATTCTCCATGGGTATGAcggatttctttttcttcttcttcttgcctGCCTTGGATCTTCTGTGGAAACACACACAAAATCAGCCAACACAATGGAAGAAGGGTCAAACAGGAAcacgatttcttcttcttcttttttttttttttaattcctcGTTTTTCAATTTCTATTATTAGATTATGATGACCAAttcaaaactttaaaagaaaaaagaaaaaatcttcatctcacaaaattaatccttttcttttctttctaattaaaGGAAAGTGGGTAAACCAAACATTTTCTCATTCTTCATATCATCCAAATCCTCtctattttcctttttcatcttctctgttttaattttatgttttttgaTAATGGCTATATTTTCCCAAACTTTTAACTTTGATTCCAAGTCTCTTCTTCCTTAAACTTTGTTTGTTTACCTATTTTAcaacaccttttttttttcttaaatataaattatccTCTTCTAGTTGATAAGGGAAAGGGATGTGATTCGTGGAATGTTAGTAATTGTAAACAAATCTTTCTAAACTATACTTCGAACTGTATATCAATTTGTTACCCACTATTAGCTTAAATCTTGAGGTGCATGACCTAATActtttccatatttttctcTCTCATCGACACGGCTCAATTTAGTGAGGGTGTTGTTTTGAAACCAAAATATAGGTAAGATTATTGGACAACTATGAGAGACACTAAAATAAGTAGAGAATCGCTACGAGATACATAAATGAATCGTGAAGATCAAAACAGTAGAAAAAAGGATTAAATGAAACAAGAATGAAATCGTGAAACTTTAAAACAGTGAGAAAGAAGATTAATGGAACTTGTAAGAAGAGAATGACCGAAAAATTAAAATCTACCACAATCTTAATCCAATTCATCCTTCAAACAACTTCTAAAGTTTGTCAAATTGGTCGAGTAGTATATTATCTAGCAACCTAGTTCTTACCGAACACCAATAAAGGTCGTAATCAAAAGAATGACTGAGTGAGCTATTTTGGTGACAAAAACAATGGGTGCAATTTGATCCCTTCACCctcatctctctctctatatatatataattctttcAAAAAGAACTTTTAATAGTGCTACTCTGCTACATATATCTTAATATTCTAACTTTCTAATTTATGGTATACATCTTAAAACTTAGATTGACATTTCATAAAAATGACGacctattattattaataaatcaATTAATGAACCAACTGGGCAGCAATTGGTTGCTAGGTTCCTTCTCCACAATGACAAGAAAAGGTTATTGTTTCCTTTGCTTGGAGAAAAAGGCAAGTTTAATTATACTCGGGGAGATATTTTGTATAAAAACATCAATTCTTAGATAACCAccccaatattttaaaatacccTCTTACTGATTAATAAAcctttgatattttaaaatcttattatgttatattatatttataattaggTCATATGTATGGATAAAGGATACATACTAACCCCTTCGTCTCCCATTGGCTGCTCCTATCACTGTCATGCCCAGCATGTTATTTCTATAAACAGattaaaaaacaattaattaatctaaaaagtgaaaaaaaaaaaagtaattaagaagaagaagaagcttgaAGTGCATTACCAAGAACATTAAGCTTCTCCCAATCCCAAAGCAAAGCATCTGATCTGAATATGTGTTACTTCTTCAACAATGGCCAATGCCACACCCAAATTCACCCTCTTCTTCCAAAATCCATCTTCATCACCTCCATCCCATGGCTTCCCCTCCTTTCACTCCCTCACATCACCTTCTTCTACCTTACTTTTCCACTTTACCCACTTTTCTCCTTCTAATTCTCCCAACACTCATCCAAATTCAAGGTAAATCAATTACATCATACTCTACTCTTatctccttttctttcttttcactatcatttttttttcttttcataaaaaaaGTTTAGCTTTCTTCAGGAGTTAATGGTGGATCAATCGGAGTCAATTACGGCACGGTGGCTGACAACCTCCCTCCGCCCTCTAAAGTTGCAGCCTTTCTTTTGGATAACACAATTATCGATCGCGTCAGACTCTTCGATGCGGATCCCGACATCTTACGAGCTTTCGCTCATACCGGCATTTCAGTATCCATTACAATCCCTAACGATCAAATCCCCCGCTTAGTGAAGCCAAATTTCGCTGAAGAATGGATCAAATTCAACATTCAACCCTACATCCCTGCCACAAACATCATTCGCGTTCTAGTTGGCAATGAAGTGTTATCCACCGCCAATAAATTGCTCATCGCCAACCTCGTTCCAGCAATGCAGAGCCTTCACACAGCTCTCGTTGAAGCCTCCCTGGACCGAAGGATTCAAATCTCAACGCCCCACTCTCTGGGCATTTTGTCGAACTCAACCCCGCCGTCGACTGGAAGGTTCAGGCAAGGCTACGATACACACGTAATTAAACCAATGCTGAGCTTCCTCAGAGAAACAAACTCGCCATTAATGGTGAATCCATATCCATTCTTCGCCTGCACTGCTGAAAATCTAGATTATGCGCTTTTCCGACCGAACCCCGGCGTGTTCGACTCGGATTTAGGAATTTTATACACCAACATGTTGGATGCTCAATTGGACGCTGTTTATTCCGCGATGAAAAGCATGAACTTTGAGGATCTTGATATTGTGATAGCCGAAACGGGCTGGCCTTCAAAGGGTGACCCGTCCCAAGTTGGAGTCGGCCCAAAAGAAGCTGCTTATTACAATGGAAATCTCATGCGACATGTCGTGTCAGGCAAAGGGACGCCTTTGATGCCGAACCGGACTTTCGAGACATACATTTTCGCTTTATTCAATGAAAATCTCAAACCCGGTCCAGTTGGCGAAAGGAACTTTGGGCTATTCGAACCAGATCTGACCCCGGTTTATGAGATTGGAATTCTTCGGCCCACGGTAGCTGCCACAGCTCGAACCCACCCTAAAACGTTTTTGATAATCATGATCGTTACATGTTGGTTGATAGGTTTGTTGTCGACTTGGATCTAACAGGCTCAATCCGCTACTCCGAGAGCCCATCAGGGTCCAGTTGAAGGCCCAATATCTACACCGAGAAGCCCAAGCCGAAGCACAGTGAGTGAAAGTAAAAGGTGGTGCGTGCCCAAAACTGAGGCCAGCGTGGAGGCCTTGCAGAGAAACATAGATTACGTTTGTGGGTTGGGCTTGGATTGTGGGCCGATCCAAGAAAATGGGCCGTGTTATGCTCCAAATACGGTGCGAGGGCATGCTGCTTACGTCATGAACGCCTACTTTCAAGCCACGGAGGGGAAGGAGTTTGATTGCGATTTTGACCAAACGGGCGCTCTAACCACGGTGGATCCAAGTAAGTCTCACTGTCATTGCcattgttattgttttttttccccctttcttttttttctttttttttttttaatattcaaattataattaatcaaaattcATTGACTAATTCTGTAATTTAATTATTCCTAAAAGATATTTTCTTTAGCAATTTGTTTTGGTTTCAATTTTTCAGGTTATGGGAAGTGCAGATATTGGTAAAATGGGAGATATGGAGGGAGGCCAATCACCCATATTTCCATTCTCTTCTtacttatttttgtttgttctcTTTGTGTTATTTAGTTTAGCAAAAATAATGTTATTTAGTTAAGCAGTTGAAGAGGTGGAGATGGTGCCAAGTTTAGGGATAGATCAATCTTAGCTCATTTTGCCATCCAAAAgtttgtttgtgtttttttttttttttttgggtattCTCTCTGGTTCATAATTTGGGTTTAGGGTACTTTTTGGATATCTCTTCAACCTATATGTTCGTTGTGTTTTCGTTTTTTGTGGGTATTCGTCTTCAACTTAGATCTATAATGACTTTGATTTGAAAGTGTTTTCTTCAATTCCAACTGATTGCTTCGGAAACTCAAGTTGTTTCTATTGGTATCGAGTTTGAGGGAAAGTGTTAAAATTAATTAGAGTTTATTCTCACTATTATTTTTCTATACAATTTTCCTATctgttgttttatttttatgtgTTGATGAAATCTATTTATTTTGTAGTTCATTGTATcctaattcaatttaattatttaataatattatacaAATTTGATTTAACAAGGAATAATTTGAG containing:
- the LOC103482986 gene encoding glucan endo-1,3-beta-glucosidase, whose product is MPHPNSPSSSKIHLHHLHPMASPPFTPSHHLLLPYFSTLPTFLLLILPTLIQIQGVNGGSIGVNYGTVADNLPPPSKVAAFLLDNTIIDRVRLFDADPDILRAFAHTGISVSITIPNDQIPRLVKPNFAEEWIKFNIQPYIPATNIIRVLVGNEVLSTANKLLIANLVPAMQSLHTALVEASLDRRIQISTPHSLGILSNSTPPSTGRFRQGYDTHVIKPMLSFLRETNSPLMVNPYPFFACTAENLDYALFRPNPGVFDSDLGILYTNMLDAQLDAVYSAMKSMNFEDLDIVIAETGWPSKGDPSQVGVGPKEAAYYNGNLMRHVVSGKGTPLMPNRTFETYIFALFNENLKPGPVGERNFGLFEPDLTPVYEIGILRPTAQSATPRAHQGPVEGPISTPRSPSRSTVSESKRWCVPKTEASVEALQRNIDYVCGLGLDCGPIQENGPCYAPNTVRGHAAYVMNAYFQATEGKEFDCDFDQTGALTTVDPSYGKCRYW
- the LOC103482984 gene encoding uncharacterized protein LOC103482984 — encoded protein: MENQSTCLSYEKLNGMATWVGTSVASAFFASLERCSCINLSTSDDHEDPEEAHDRPLMYCTSTSSSVVIRSFEPLPPPVNDVANLPV